The genomic segment TTTGTTTTACACCGAGATAATTCACCGAGATAATTGAAAAAATGAATACGGTAATAGAACAGTATAAAAGGGTAAAAAGGTATCTAAATAGACTCGAGCATCAAGATAGAGATTCGACTGAATATGACGATGACTTATGGGCTTTTTTCCAGAACTGCTATCATCTAAAAGACTGGATAAAGAATGACCCTAGTGTCCGAGCAGATATAGCCAGTAAAGTTGAGGGTTTTGTTAACAATAATCTGGAACTCCGAATATGTTCCGATCTGGCTAATCGAATCAAGCATCTATCGTTAGATAGGGTGCGTGAGGAAGCAGAAGTAACAAATCGTAACGTCAATATAGAAGTTCCTTTAGTTGGGTCGGATATTCTTGGTACGTCCACGTGCGAACATGTTATTACACTAGGTGATGGCAGTAAGCACATTGCATTAGATGTTGCGCGAAAGGCAGTGGAAAATTGGACGCGTTTTCTTTCAGATAAAGAGCTACTGACATCATAATGTCGTGTGGTGCCATTTAGACTAGCGGATGTTACCCCTTCAAACCTCTAGTAATCCCCTCAGCTATGGCGGTTACTACTTTTGGCCATACCTGTGATAAAGCAGATTTTTCTTTATCTCGGACGAATTCCATTCCTTTTATGGATGGTCTTACTTTGGTATTAAAGCCTATTTTTTTGTTTCCTCTGTTTCTACCGACTATCTCGATGAAGCCGTATTGTCTCAATACGTCCATCGCAGCTACTTGAGCACCACCATCCCCAAAGTCTATACCTGATTCATCCATCAGCGTCCAAGGGTATTCCCCATATTGTCTGAACACGTCACTCTTCTCATATTTATCGCACATGAACTTCATGAGCTTCTCAAGCTTCTCAATTGTATCCATACACCACCTCCTTTTGATAGATTATTGCGCATCCGTTCGGTGCTGGCAAAATTATCATCAATATGCTTCCAGCGCATACGCTACTAGTCTTTTAGCATAACCCAACTCCTCTAGGCTTCCTACTTCAAACTGTGGATATCCGCCCCATACATTTTCATATTTAACCTTATTGTCCGGGTCTGCTATTCCATAATCACCCTTGAAAAGGTATATTCTATTTCCGCCGTACGTTGTTACCCATACTAATCCCATCCGGCGGTTCTTTGTCTTGCTCATAAAGGCATAAGTGTTCATGGTCTTATTAACATGATCAAAGAGGACTCCCGGCTGTTCTTGAAGCCATTGTTCCAGTTGAAAAAGCAGAGTGTTCTTGTTAACTAGGGGAACTTTAGCGGGTATTGACGCTTTAGGTTGTGTTTGTGCAAGCTTACCAGTTCCACCGCAAACTGGGCATTTCATAGCACCCCGATATTGACTGTCTACCCATCCCTTGCCGTTACATCCGAAACAATCCATAATTCTTATCTCCTAATGTATATATAATTATAATTAGTATATACACGCCTGGGTACAATTGTCAACTATGGGGTTTGGTAGTGGAAAGACAAGCTCCTTTTTTGCGTATAAACTCTATACAACATTACTCTTGACCTTCTCCTTCTTACTAAAAGTCGGAACCTAATATGATTCATATATAGGGTATCGATTTCCGGTAAGAAGCTACCATTGGCGATAATGGGCTAAAGAACGGTGGGGATAGTTTAATGCTACAAAGACTGTTAGGCCGTACAACTTTAATGATGACAAGCAGATATTGTCAGGCGGTAGGTTGTTATAATGCCATTGAGGGACATAAGAAGTTTAGTCCGGTGGATAATATTGTTAGATAAATTCCGATAATTGCTTTTCATACTGTAGACAATTCATATTTCATTATCAAGCTCTGCATCAATGTCAAAGTGATCGGGCTCAATCATTTCTTCTTTGATCTCCGACAGTCTTTGTTTCAATTCGTTTGAGTATTTTGAATGCTCCCCCATTTCATCTAACATTTTTGTATAGGTTCCTAGAGTGTAAGAATGTTTCGGGTTTATTTTTAGAGCTTTTTCAAATAGTGTTTTAGCGTCACCGGTATCTCCTTTTTTCCATAACATATACGCCTCGCACGCAATCGAACTTGGATCCAAATAATTATCTCTGGTTGCTTCTTGTAAGTGGGGTATTGCTTCGTCATAAAATCCGAATCTAGCTCTAATATGCCCCCAATCTCTGTGTATCCACGACGTAGGTTGTTTGGTGGCTTCAGCAACTTCTATAGCCTTTTGAAACGCTAAATCACAATCATTCCATTGAGACCTTCGCCCATGACAACGCCCAATATAGGCCCATACTCGTGGTTCTTTTGGCCTTATTTCGGCCAATTTATAAAAAAGCTCTAATGCTTTGTCATATTGCTTTTGAGAATATAAAGTCCGCGCGGCTGGATACATTGCTTCATAAATTATTACTCTGAGGTCGTAGAGCTCTCTAAAATCTCCTGCCATGGCTAAGTGATATACGAGTTCGAAAGCAACGGTTGGGTTAATAAAATGTCCCAAGTGATTTCTTTGGGCAGTCTTTGAATAGTAATTTGCTGCTTTTTTATGGAATGATTTCTTTTCCTCGATCGGAACTCCTTTATAATAATACTTACGGATTAGAGGATGCATTGCGTAATTATGTCCATCATATTCAACCACTGCTTTCGTAGCCAAGGTGTTTGCAGTTTCAACATTAAGCTCAAGATGTTCTTCTATTGTTTTTATGTTAATCGGCTGGCGAAATACTGAAATTAATTGAGCTGTAGCCAATTCTTCTGGAGATAATTCAATTTTGGGCAAGCACAAGGAGATGATATTGGCTTCTACTTCAGATGTTACTATATCATTGGATAAGTCCTGAATACCTGCTTCCTTGCTCGCAACGGCCGCAATTTTAGCTGCCAATGGATGACCTTCAATAATGTTAAGTAAAGATTGGGGGATATCGGCAGTTGATTCTCCTGGTATAAGACGGGCTTCCCTTAGCTGATATTCTAGTACCCTGCGTATAAATTTATCTTCTAGACCTCGAACGTGGATTCTCGCTATGTTAGCATTATGCATCCAAAGTGGGGGCGAAGACACACTGCTTATTAGAAATACTCTACTCCCCTTATATTTTTCTACATTCGCTAGTTCCTTGATAAGTATTTGAAGGTGTGTATAGTTTCTACGATCCATCGATAAGTATTTTAAGTCGTCGACGATAAAAGCGTTTCTCTCAGTTGAATATAGGATACTTACTAATTTTTTTACTTGTTTTCTAAATATCTCATCGGTGGAGGAACCGATGGAATCAGCATCCATTGTTATTCCTAAGATGGCACCTATTGTACAAACTATTTTAGCTACACTATCATCCGTAGCTATGTTGACCCAAACTGGTTGCCAATCGGTAAGTACTTTTAAGAATAATGTATTTATTAGTTCCGTCTTACCTATTCCAGGCATTCCTGTTATTACAATAACTCTTTCCGATCCGGTTCCTATCACTTCTCTCAACTCGTCAAGAATTGGACCTCTATCTTGGAATCCAGCTATTATTGCGTCAGAAGGGGAATAAGTATAAGCGCTTATCCTTTCATTTAATGCCTTGATTTCGAACCTATTCTCCTCTATTTCACTTGGGTTAGGCGGTCCTATTTGAATCTGAGCTGTTTTTAATGCACCTAGTGTATTTAACATTAAGGTCGATGACCCTTCTGTCGAACTTCGGAAGGTTTCCATCAAGATATCTATTGCTTCCTGAATTCTTCTGGCAAATAAATCTCTTGTATCAACAATACTATCTGGCATATGTACAAGTGTCATCATGTCCTCAACCGCTTGGATATCTCCTGCATAAAGGGTCAAATACTTGTGCCTGCAGTCCTTTAGGATATTTATTATTGTCTCTGGAAGTGCATTTTCTTGTGATGACAACGAATCGTCTATCCATTCGATAGCTTCCTCAGGACTTCCATCCCTTAGCATTTCAAGAGTTTCTTCTCTTATTTTTTCGAAGTCTTCGATCCAGTCATTTTGTTTTTTGTATACAATAGGAAATATTTTAGGGTGGCTACAAGGAGGTTGAGAGTTAACTACTCCTTTCTTGATAAAATATGAATCTGACTCTATATCTATCTCAAAAATCGCTTCATAATACTTGGGTAGATTAGGATACATTGGTGCTACGCCAGATATATAAGGTAACCATGCTTCAGGAATATTAAAACCGGTACCCCCATAGCCCGCTGAGTTTGCCATACCAAAGAATATTCCGTGGCTTGATAGAACTCTACCCATATCTTCGAACATGTTTATTTCTGGGGAAAGCGCTGGGCAGAAGGCCATATTAGGCGTATTACTTTCCTCATTAACAAAATCAAAAGTGCCCAAATGCAGTGAATCAATGCATGGTGTTACGACTAGTGTTAGCTCGTTCCCATTAAGCTCCACCATGAAAACTGGAGTCTTTTCCACTGAAGTATTTAGATTCGGTTCCCATTTCGATTTTTCTCTTTTGGGAGCCAGCTTAATGTCTCCGTTAGGATAAACTAAAGGAGCAATAGCTGATCCATTTATAATATTTGCTAAGTTAATTCCTAGTTTGCTGTATATTTTTTTAGTTTCAGATGTTAATCGAACTCTATGCGTGCCAGCTATGGTCAGCATGTTATTATTTGAGCATATATCCCGAATATTTTCTAAACACTCTATGGGGATACTATATTCGGGGAAAACTAATATATTTGCCCCTCTCTCAATGCTCCATCGGGTAATAGCACATACCTTATCATTTATGTGCGAGATGTACGATGAACGTAACCTAGTTAATAACTCACTTACCGAATCAATTGTTCGGAGCTTTCCAAGAACCAGTACGTTATCGATCTTGGGATTCGGAGAAGGTTCTTCAAGTAAATCAAATCCAGCATCATAATATGAGGGGTTAAACCAAATCTGACTCAAGTGAATTCGTATGTCGCTCACGGTTGTTATCAAACCTTTTCAGGTCAAATTTTAGCCGGATTCGAAGTTCAAGAATAACTTTAATACTCTATTACATTCCTGTCAATAGATTCAGATTGAACAAAGGGACTGTTACGCCCTTGGTCGGCGGTTCAAATTCACCCGCTGCCACTTTTTTATTTTATTAAGGCGAAGGAGGAATTCTCTTCTCAAAAGGTTCTTTCCGAGTCAAACGGCGATAGTAGGCATACGATTGGTATAGAGCAGCTACCGGGTTATGACCGAAGACCCTGTCCTTGGTAATGAGCACCGTTACCGGTGCCCTGGCATATTTGAAAAATAATGAGTCGTGACCCACGCATAGCCCGACCACAATATTAAAGTCAACTTCCGAATCATTCAGTATTTCAGCCTGTGATATTGGACTGCACATCGTCTCCCATTGGCCCGGTCCATTGGAGATGTGTGCTATCTTCTGGTCGTCTCTAATGCCGATTTTCTCTTTAGGGATTCCTCCTGCCTTACAGCAGACGGAAACAACTTCAAAACCACGGTTTTCCAGTATTCTGGCGAGAATCTCAGTCTCCTGTTTCAAACCAATGCAAAAAGCAATTCCCAGTTTCCTATAACCCATCTTTTTGGCGAACTGAATCACTTCCTCCACCCTGGGGTTACGTGATATCAGCCCCTCGGGCATCTTCATGTAGTTCTCGAATTCCTGGATGGATGCCTGACGGGCAAACTCCCTTATTTCCGGCTTGTCATATTCTTTAAGCGCCTTTTCAATTACCTCCGCCTTTATCCTCGTTGGGCAACTATCTGGTCCCTCCATATAGTGCTCACTATTGCAGACGGTTTTACTACACCCGGAGCAATTCACATTCGTACCTATAACTTCCTCCTCTATCTAGCCTCTGATTATCGATCAGAAATCTTATCACGCAGATGACCGGGGTTCTTATGAATCACCCCGTCTTGGAGGCTAATTCTTTAGCCCAAGTACGAATAGCATTCCAGTCCCGGGTATCGTAAAGCCCTGGTTTTATCTCCTTAAATCCGGCAGCTTCAATCCTGGGCTTAAAACTGGCCAGGGTTTTTCTAAGCAATACGTTCATTTTGTTGAAGTCCCAGACGCCTCCAAGGATGACCATGGAGACGGGGTGGAGATTATAT from the Dehalococcoidales bacterium genome contains:
- a CDS encoding tetratricopeptide repeat protein; the protein is MSDIRIHLSQIWFNPSYYDAGFDLLEEPSPNPKIDNVLVLGKLRTIDSVSELLTRLRSSYISHINDKVCAITRWSIERGANILVFPEYSIPIECLENIRDICSNNNMLTIAGTHRVRLTSETKKIYSKLGINLANIINGSAIAPLVYPNGDIKLAPKREKSKWEPNLNTSVEKTPVFMVELNGNELTLVVTPCIDSLHLGTFDFVNEESNTPNMAFCPALSPEINMFEDMGRVLSSHGIFFGMANSAGYGGTGFNIPEAWLPYISGVAPMYPNLPKYYEAIFEIDIESDSYFIKKGVVNSQPPCSHPKIFPIVYKKQNDWIEDFEKIREETLEMLRDGSPEEAIEWIDDSLSSQENALPETIINILKDCRHKYLTLYAGDIQAVEDMMTLVHMPDSIVDTRDLFARRIQEAIDILMETFRSSTEGSSTLMLNTLGALKTAQIQIGPPNPSEIEENRFEIKALNERISAYTYSPSDAIIAGFQDRGPILDELREVIGTGSERVIVITGMPGIGKTELINTLFLKVLTDWQPVWVNIATDDSVAKIVCTIGAILGITMDADSIGSSTDEIFRKQVKKLVSILYSTERNAFIVDDLKYLSMDRRNYTHLQILIKELANVEKYKGSRVFLISSVSSPPLWMHNANIARIHVRGLEDKFIRRVLEYQLREARLIPGESTADIPQSLLNIIEGHPLAAKIAAVASKEAGIQDLSNDIVTSEVEANIISLCLPKIELSPEELATAQLISVFRQPINIKTIEEHLELNVETANTLATKAVVEYDGHNYAMHPLIRKYYYKGVPIEEKKSFHKKAANYYSKTAQRNHLGHFINPTVAFELVYHLAMAGDFRELYDLRVIIYEAMYPAARTLYSQKQYDKALELFYKLAEIRPKEPRVWAYIGRCHGRRSQWNDCDLAFQKAIEVAEATKQPTSWIHRDWGHIRARFGFYDEAIPHLQEATRDNYLDPSSIACEAYMLWKKGDTGDAKTLFEKALKINPKHSYTLGTYTKMLDEMGEHSKYSNELKQRLSEIKEEMIEPDHFDIDAELDNEI
- a CDS encoding DUF1847 domain-containing protein, whose translation is MEGPDSCPTRIKAEVIEKALKEYDKPEIREFARQASIQEFENYMKMPEGLISRNPRVEEVIQFAKKMGYRKLGIAFCIGLKQETEILARILENRGFEVVSVCCKAGGIPKEKIGIRDDQKIAHISNGPGQWETMCSPISQAEILNDSEVDFNIVVGLCVGHDSLFFKYARAPVTVLITKDRVFGHNPVAALYQSYAYYRRLTRKEPFEKRIPPSP